One segment of Rhinatrema bivittatum chromosome 14, aRhiBiv1.1, whole genome shotgun sequence DNA contains the following:
- the EME2 gene encoding probable crossover junction endonuclease EME2, with translation MEEEFKKEMCSPEFNSKIDRSLKRPIRKVTAWEVSDSEPESDAELCKNKRVNLINSTQGTEVAETCDIKEKATLSAGEKDIALALSSSLSVSPIKRQRKKRTPEELEADRARANERKLERETKKLQKEQEKMEQQRRREAIEALKLLRPDQCVKYMTIHVDPGILEDAGSDVLMEMMSSLACKYYIEPQMVPHSITWRREMPSNWSATSNLEVKVGEEDEMLVLMEPKDFLRNIFLLMQRSNGDLSEKTCNLPPGFIFTFPDGQCEKRLSLAVIGLDAYRWQSHLHRPSLDQSKDGDSGAEPVTQQQIEEALVMLQLWKDMNVLFLDTWQALGQHVSAVTKAIAQRPYKKHLEIEAFSFCTSDGSWSSGIQVKKDGTGLQQVWKRQIQQFNRVSPAMAAVVSSAYPSPHLLLQAYEKCSTEQERLNLLSDLQVRTGTGSEHSCDPALTGSEQPEDKGQCPVRVKQRERRIGPDLSRRIYRFMTSKNPDLILDLNS, from the exons ATGGAGGaagaatttaaaaaggaaatGTGTTCTCCAGAATTTAACAGTAAAATTGACAGATCTTTAAAGAGGCCCATTAGAAAAGTTACTGCTTGGGAAGTTTCTGATTCTGAGCCAGAGAGTGATGCAGAATTATGTAAAAATAAGAGAGTCAACCTAATAAACTCAACCCAGGGTACTGAAGTTGCTGAGACTTGTGACATTAAAGAGAAAGCTACATTGAGTGCTGGTGAAAAGGACATTGCTCTAGCTTTGTCCAGTTCACTGTCTGTGAGTCCAATCAAAAGACAGAGAAAGAAGAGGACGCCAGAGGAGCTGGAGGCAGACCGAGCAAGAGCAAATGAAAGGAAACTTGAGAGGGAAACAAAAAAGCtgcagaaggagcaggagaagatggagcagcagaggcggagagaagccatAGAGGCCCTGAAGCTTCTGCGGCCAGACCAGTGTGTGAAGTACATGACCATCCATGTGGACCCAG GTATTCTGGAAGATGCTGGGTCAGATGTGTTGATGGAAATGATGAGTTCACTGGCGTGTAAGTATTACATAGAGCCACAAATGGTGCCTCACAGTATAACATGGAGGAGAGAGATGCCATCTAACTGGTCTGCTACA AGCAACCTGGAGGTGAAAGTTGGCGAGGAAGATGAGATGCTAGTGCTGATGGAGCCCAAGGACTTTCTGAGGAACATATTCTTACTCATGCAG AGGTCAAACGGCGATCTATCAGAGAAGACATGCAATTTACCTCCTGGGTTCATTTTCACCTTTCCAGATGGACAGTGTGAGAAGAGACTCAGCCTGGCAGTCATTGGGCTGGATGCATACCGCTG GCAGAGTCATTTGCACAGACCATCACTGGATCAGAGCAAGGATGGAGATTCTGGAGCAGAGCCtgtgacacagcagcaaatagaGGAG GCACTGGTGATGCTGCAGCTTTGGAAAGACATGAATGTTTTGTTCCTGGACACTTGGCAGGCGCTTGGCCAGCATGTCTCTGCTGTGACTAAGGCAATAGCACAGCGTCCCTACAA GAAGCACTTAGAAATCGAGGCGTTCTCCTTTTGCACTAGCGACGGTAGCTGGTCCAGTGGCATTCAGGTGAAGAAAGATGGCACAGGGCTGCAACAGGTGTGGAAGAGGCAAATACAACAGTTTAACAGAGTCAGCCCTGCCATGGCAGCTGTTGTATCCTCTGCCTATCCTTCTCCGCACCTCCTGCTACAG GCTTATGAAAAATGCAGTACAGAACAAGAGAGACTGAACTTACTATCTGATCTGCAAGTCAGAACGGGCACAGGGAGTGAGCACAGCTGTGATCCAGCTCTCACGGGGAGCGAGCAGCCAGAAGACAAGGGACAGTGCCCAGTCAGAGTGAAACAAAGAGAGCGGCGCATCGGCCCCGATCTCTCCAGGCGCATCTACCGCTTTATGACATCCAAAAATCCAGACCTTATTTTGGATCTGAATTCCTAA